A genomic window from Enoplosus armatus isolate fEnoArm2 chromosome 18, fEnoArm2.hap1, whole genome shotgun sequence includes:
- the polm gene encoding DNA-directed DNA/RNA polymerase mu: protein MVPLKRRKVVSSSAGTTGTTGSDCTGDKVPTKFPQVVLFLLERKMGASRRAFLSQLGRKKGFQVEDSFSERVTHVISENNCGEEVRTWLDSRGRTPAHLLDISWYTESMREGRPVEVLDRHKLQEQQIDEAEVVVFSVPSYACQRRTTLDNHNAVLTDALSLLAESAELSEDEGRGVAFRRAAAVLKALPKPVTSMRQLGGLPCLGGHSLRVVKDILENGASSEVESTKRSERFKALKVLTGIFGVGAKTADRWIREGIQDLHQLQDSGQTLNRAQRAGLEHYDDLNQPVTKAEADAIGEIVERAVGSALPGSQMTLIGGFRRGKLTGHDVDFLITHPEEGREVGLMPKVVSRLESQGFLLYQKITRNSYLESKDGPARPASNMDRFERCFSIFKLAQEEKPGTTQPGTLTGKDTCSHRVSGEDEGLEVEQTKPAGLKPWRAVRVDLVVSPISQFAFALLGWTGSKLFERELRRWAGHEKAMSLSSHALYDNKQSKYLRATSEEEIFAHLGLEYIPPSERNA from the exons ATGGTGCCGTTAAAGCGAAGGAAAGTTGTCTCCTCGAGTGCTGGGACTACTGGGACTACTGGGAGTGACTGCACTGGGGATAAAGTACCAACCAAGTTCCCTCAGGTCGTTTTGTTCCTGTTAGAAAGAAAGATGGGAGCCAGTCGGAGAGCCTTCCTCTCGCAGCTCGGTCGGAAGAAAGGCTTTCAAGTGGAGGACTCGTTCAG TGAACGCGTCACACACGTCATTTCGGAGAACAACTGTGGTGAGGAGGTCCGGACGTGGCTGGACTCACGGGGCCGAACTCCTGCTCACCTTCTGGACATCAGCTGGTACACAGAGAGCATGCGGGAGGGCCGTCCTGTTGAAGTACTGGACAGACACAAACTACAG GAGCAGCAGATTGATGAAGCAGAGGTTGTGGTGTTCTCCGTCCCCAGCTACGCCTGTCAGAGGAGGACCACTCTGGACAACCACAACGCCGTCCTCACG GATGCTTTGTCGCTGCTGGCTGAAAGCGCTGAGCTCAGTGAGGACGAAGGACGAGGCGTCGCGTTTCGACGGGCCGCCGCCGTGTTGAAGGCTCTCCCCAAACCGGTGACGAGCATGAGGCAGCTCGGAGGGCTTCCCTGTCTGGGAGGTCATTCACTCAGAGTCGTCAAA GACATTTTGGAGAACGGAGCATCAAGTGAAGTTGAATCCACAAAGCGGTCTGAGCGGTTTAAAGCGCTGAAG gttttaacAGGTATTTTTGGAGTCGGAGCTAAAACAGCCGACCGGTGGATCAGAGAGGGGATACAGGACCTTCACCAGCTCCAGGATTCAGGGCAAACACTCAATCGAGCTCAACgagcag gtCTGGAGCACTATGATGACCTCAACCAGCCGGTCACGAAGGCCGAAGCCGACGCCATCGGTGAGATTGTGGAAAGAGCTGTCGGTTCTGCGTTACCAGGGTCACAAATGACTCTGATCGGAGGATTCAGGAG AGGAAAGCTGACGGGCCATGACGTTGACTTCCTGATAACACACccagaggagggcagagaggtgGGACTGATGCCTAAAGTGGTCTCCAGGTTGGAATCACAG GGTTTCCTGTTGTACCAGAAAATTACAAGAAACTCTTACCTGGAGTCTAAGGACGGTCCTGCTCGGCCCGCCTCCAACATGGACCGCTTTGAGAGGTGTTTCTCCATCTTTAAACTGGCCCAGGAGGAGAAACCAGGAACCACACAGCCAGGGACACTGACAGGAAAGGACACATGCAGTCACCGGGTGTCTGGTGAGGATGAAGGGCTGGAGGTGGAGCAGACAAAACCCGCGGGACTCAAACCGTGGAGAGCCGTGAGAGTGGACCTGGTGGTCTCTCCGATCAGCCAGTTCGCTTTTGCTCTGCTGGGCTGGACGGGATCCAAG TTGTTTGAGAGGGAGCTGCGACGTTGGGCGGGACACGAGAAGGCCATGTCTCTAAGCAGCCACGCTCTGTACGATAACAAACAG AGTAAGTATCTGAGAGCGACGTCCGAGGAGGAGATATTTGCTCATCTTGGTCTGGAGTACATCCCTCCGTCTGAGAGAAACGCCTGA
- the ved gene encoding ventrally expressed dharma/bozozok antagonist, translating into MRGHFSIEWMAQSSQPAETEAVSTCGTHSESLPGFYCRQKSENVPEQQENRSLDAFSLSALQHQTSLSNPVTEAGFSSGTEEETSGYESEGGHSLSPSAPADCASTSPASPPLGRRPRTAFTAEQISSMERAFKRNAYLGTQDKAELCKKLNLSDKQIRNWFQNRRMKLKRTVQDALAHACQANVASQLMHYPELQAYRPGPYARYHSAAAQESLQYSSPLPSVPTLPLDSFYQYSSLPGVMLPPATTQLMGSYPTYPQYY; encoded by the exons ATGAGAGGACATTTTTCTATCGAATGGATGGCTCAGAGCAGCCAGCCTGCAGAGACGGAGGCCGTCTCTACCTGCGGGACACATTCAGAGAGTCTGCCGGGGTTTTACTGCAGGCAGAAGTCTGAAAATGTTCCTGAGCAGCAAGAAAACAGGAGCCTCGATGCTTTCAGTCTGAGCGCTCTGCAGCACCAAACCTCTCTCAGTAATCCAG TGACGGAGGCAGGCTTCAGCAGCGGGACGGAGGAGGAGACCTCCGGGTACGAGAGCGAAGGGGGTCACTCCCTCTCCCCATCAGCCCCCGCCGACTGCGCCTCCACCTCGCCAGCGTCTCCCCCGTTGGGGAGGAGACCTCGGACGGCCTTCACGGCGGAGCAGATCAGCAGCATGGAGAGGGCCTTCAAGAGGAACGCTTACCTGGGAACACAAGACAAGGCCGAGCTCTGCAAGAAGCTCAACCTGTCTGACAAACAG aTCAGAAACTGGTTCCAGAACAGGCGGATGAAGCTGAAGAGGACGGTGCAGGACGCCCTGGCTCACGCCTGCCAGGCAAACGTGGCCTCTCAGTTGATGCATTACCCCGAGCTGCAGGCCTACAGGCCGGGACCCTACGCCAGGTatcactcagcagcagcacaggagaGCCTGCAGTACAGCTCCCCTCTGCCCAGCGTCCCCACGCTGCCCCTGGACTCTTTTTACCAGTACAGCAGCCTCCCGGGAGTCATGCTGCCCCCTGCCACGACTCAGCTCATGGGCTCCTACCCGACGTATCCTCAGTATTACTGA
- the purbb gene encoding transcriptional regulator protein Pur-beta produces the protein MVELKMADGDSGSERGGSSGGGGGGGFQHFQRDQETQELASKRLDIQNKRFYLDVKQNSKGRFIKIAEVGAGGSKSRLTLSLSVAAEFRDYLGDFIEHYAQLGPSSPEQIAQASSGEDGGPRRALKSEFLVRENRKYYLDLKENQRGRFLRIRQTVNRGPGFGVGGPVGGMLAGQTIALPAQGLIEFRDALAKLIDDYGGDDEELAGSMAAGGYSELPEGTSIMVDSKRFFFDVGSNKYGVFLRVSEVKPSYRNSITIPFKAWGKFGGAFSRYAEEMKEIQERQRDKMYERRDESEGEEVDDD, from the coding sequence ATGGTGGAGCTGAAGATGGCGGATGGAGACAGCGGGAGTGAGCGCGGCGGTAGCAgcgggggaggaggtggaggcggcTTCCAGCACTTCCAGAGGGACCAGGAGACCCAGGAGCTGGCGTCCAAGCGCCTTGACATCCAGAACAAGCGCTTCTACCTGGACGTCAAGCAGAACAGCAAGGGCAGGTTCATCAAAATCGCCGAGGTAGGGGCCGGGGGCTCCAAAAGTCGCTTGACCCTCTCCCTGTCAGTGGCGGCGGAGTTCCGTGACTACCTCGGGGATTTCATCGAGCACTACGCCCAGCTGGGGCCTAGCAGTCCGGAGCAGATCGCCCAGGCCAGCTCGGGTGAGGACGGCGGGCCCCGGCGCGCTCTCAAGAGCGAGTTTCTAGTCCGGGAAAACCGCAAGTACTACCTGGACTTGAAGGAGAACCAGCGGGGGAGGTTCCTGCGGATCCGGCAGACCGTAAACCGCGGACCTGGCTTTGGAGTTGGGGGCCCTGTGGGCGGCATGCTGGCCGGCCAGACCATAGCCCTTCCGGCCCAGGGGCTAATAGAGTTTAGGGACGCCCTTGCGAAGCTCATAGATGATTACGGGGGAGACGACGAGGAGCTGGCCGGGAGCATGGCCGCCGGGGGCTACAGCGAGCTCCCCGAGGGCACCTCCATCATGGTGGACTCCAAGCGGTTCTTCTTCGACGTCGGGTCCAACAAATACGGAGTGTTCCTGCGCGTGAGCGAGGTGAAGCCCAGCTACAGGAACTCTATCACCATCCCGTTCAAAGCCTGGGGCAAGTTTGGAGGAGCCTTCAGCAGATACGccgaggagatgaaggagatccaggagaggcagagggataAAATGTACGAGAGGAGAGACGAGTccgagggagaggaggtggatgACGACTGA